Genomic window (Candidatus Binataceae bacterium):
TGCCCAACTTCTGCCCGCGCGATTTCGCCCAGCTCAGCCATCAGGCCCGCCGCGCTCTGCGCCGCATGCGCCCGCGGCCACCGCTCATTCGGTCGTTCTGGCATCAAGCAAATCTGCCACTATAATATGCAGGCCTCAATAGGTGGTAAACCTTCTTGCTCGCCAAGTGGACCCAAAGGGAGCATCGCATGTCTCGATACCTGAAGGTCTTGCCCGTACTAGGCGTCTGCCTCGCGTCCCTGCTCGGCCATGCAAAGATGTCTAGCGCGCAACAAAATCCAATCACGGCCATAGACATCGCGCTTGAGCCGGACAACACGATGTTCGAGCACGCGCAAACCGTCAACGCCCGCCTGCGTTCGGTCTTTCCGAAGGGCTTCGCTCTGGATGCGACGCACCGCCCGCATATCTCGATGCTGCAGCGCTACGTCCGCACAGGTGACCTTGAGAAAGTTTACGCTGCGGTCGATAGCGTACTGTCCAGCGAAAACCCGGCTGGCTGGAAACTCAAGGCGTACAAGTACTACTACATCCCGTGGAAGGACATTGGCCTGGCCGGTATTGTCGTCGAGCCAACGGCTGACTTGCTCAACTTGCAGCGAAAGTTGATCGCCGCCGTCGCGCCCTTTGAGACAAAAATTGGTACGGCCGCGGCGTTCGCTACGACGCCCGAGGAGCCCGATATCAATCAGCCAACGATTGACTACGTTGCGACGTTCGTTCCGAAAGCCACCGGCAAGCATTTCAATCCTCACGTCACCGTCGGCATCGCCTCGCAGGATTTCCTGAAGAAGATGCTCGCCGAACCGTTTAATGCATTCACCTTCTCGCCGGCGGGAGCGTCGATTTACCAGCTCGGCAATTTCGGAACCGCTCGGAAGATGCTGAAGGCTTGGGAGTTCAAACCCTGAGGGACGCCGCCACTCGGTTATCCACTGACCGGTAATGCTTGACGGACTCCACGGTATCTAGCGCATCCGCTTGATGATCTCGCGCGAAAACGTCCGCAGCGTGGTTTGATTGTCCACGACCGGCTGGATTGCGACCTGGCGGATGCCCGCCTTCTTCATCGCGTGAATCGAATCGATGATCTCCTCGCTCGTGCCGGTGAGCGTGGTAGCGCGAATCATCCGCTCGGTCACCAGCGCCTCGTGCTCCTTGCGAAAACCGCGGAGATAACCCGCGTAGAGCTTCAAATGGCGGGTCTCCGCCGGTTCGTTCTCGACTTTGTAGGCGGCGGCGAACCTCGCGATGTCGTCGCGCAGGTCGGGCGGCAGCGCATTCTTGTCGGTCGCGGCCAGCGCAAAGATGTTCGACGAGGAGGCGACGAACGGTCCGACCGCGCGCCGCACCTCGCTCGATTCGACCTTCTGGCCCGGGCGCGTCAGATGAAAGGCGGTCATGCAGAGCGTATAGATGCTCGAGAGTCTGCGGCCTGCGCGCTCGGCGCCGGCGTGCACGCTGTCCATCACGAAGTTGATGAGGCTGGGCCCGACCGCCCCGAAGAGGATCACGCCGTCGGCGATCTCGCCCGCCATCTCGAGGCTGCGGGTGCCGCTCGCGGCGACATAGATCGGCACCTTCTTGCGGATGTTGATATAGCCGCCCCCGGGATTGAGAAACTTGATCATCCGATGACGCTCGCCTTCGTGATAGGGGACGGTCTCGCCCTTGAGCAGGCCGCGGCAGATCTCGATGTGCTCGCGCATCTGGTCGACCCGCGCGGCGGGCATCCCGAGCGTGCGCCGGGCGGTGTTGCCGGTGCCGATGCCGAGCACGACGCGGCCGGGCGCGAAGGCGTTGATCGTCGCGATCGCGCAGGCGGTGACGGGCGCGATCCGCGAGAGCGGATTGGTCACGCCAGGTCCGATGATGAGCCGGCGCGTATTGACCGCGCAAAGTGCCAGCGCGGCGTAAACGTCGCTGCCGAGCATCTGCGAATCGTAAAGCCATCCGTGCGAGAAGCCGAGCCGCTCGGCCGCGGCGGCGTCTTTGTAGGCGTCAGGGCTCGCGAAGAAGACACATCCGAAATCCATTTTTAACCTCGCCGGTTTCCTTGGTCAGGGTTTGCGTCGGCGCCGTTCGCCGCGCGGCATAAGACGTCCGCTCAGAGTCCCGCCAGGTGCGGCCGGACGTCGCTCGCGAACAGCTCCAGCGAACGGCGGGCCTTGGCCGGATCGAGCCCGGGGAGCGGCGTCGCCATGATGAAATGCGTGCAGGCGTACTGGCGGCTGAAGGCCTTGAACTTCGCGATGCACTCATCCGGCGTGCCGACCATCATGTGCTCGGCATACGGCGACGTGCGCAGGTCTTCGGGGCGTTTCAATTCCCACACCGCCTTGTCGCCGGTGACGTCGTTGGCTTCGCCGAGCCACTGCGCATACTCGCCCATCATGTAGTGCAGATGGTCCTGGATGTCGCGCCAGGCGCGGTCGGCCGATTCGGCGACGTACACGACCCGCAACTGCGCGATCGAAAATTTCGCCGGGTCGCGCCCGAGCAGCTTCAATTCGTCGCGATACGGAATTGCGGGATCGGGCCCGATAGTGGCCAGCAGATGGTGCCCCAGGCGGGCGGCGCGCCGCGCGGCCTTGTCGGTCCGCGCGCCGATCCAGATCGGCGGATGGGGCTGCTGCACGGGCTTCGGATAGAGCGCCATCGCTTCGACCCGGTTGAACTTGCCCTCGAAGGTGACCTGCTCCTCGGTCCAGAGCCGCCGGATCAGCTCGACGCCCTCGGCCAGGCGCGCCGAGCGCTCCGGACGCGGCAGTTTGAAAGCCGCGAACTCTTCGGCGCGGTAGCCCTGGCCGATCCCGAGGTCGAAGCGCCCGTTGGAGAGGATATCAACGCAGACCGAGTCCTCGGCGACGCGCACCGGGTTATGGAACGGCAGCAGCAGCACGAACGTGCCGATGCGAATCTTCCTGGTGCGCGCGGCGATCGCCGCCGCGGTCGGCAGCACGGCCGGATTGTAGCCGTCATCGACGAAATGATGCTCGGTCAGCCACACGTTGTCGTAGCCGAGTTCGTCGAGCATCGCGGCCTGGTCGAGCATCGTGGTGTATAGCTCCGGGTATGGACGCCGCCATTGTTTCGGATTGCGAAAATCGTACATCACGCCGAACTTCATCGCGTTGCCCTCCTGCACGGTTCGGGTACCGCATCCTGTCTAGACTTTATTGCCGGATGAGGCAAAGGCTTTTCGCTTTTTAAGCCGGCGCCGCGGCGCATGGATCGAGTTTGCTGCGGTTGGCGGCGGATTCCGTCCGCGGCGCTTGCGCCACGGCGCGCAGTGGAGCATAAAACATCCTCAGGTACGAACGTGGCTATCGTCCTTCCGCTCCAGCGCCGCCGGCATGACGTCGAAGCCAATCCGCATTCGGCGGAGGCCTTCTGGCGCAAATCGATGGTGCCGACCTCGGTTGCGATGGGCGTCATCATCGTGACGGCCGTCGCGACGCTGACCATTGGCGTAAAGACGGGATGGCTCGGCCACGACTCGGAGAAGTGGGTGCTGGTGGGGGCGCTGGTCTCGGTCATCGGGCTGACCAAGATCGTGGTGGCCAACATGTTTTTCTTTCTTCTGATGCAGGACGAGGCGCGGGTGGATCCGCGAATAGCGCCTCCGCCGCCGACCCCCGGCACGCGCGTCGAACGGCAGTCGCGTCCGCTGCGGACGCCGCAGCGCGCGATTCATACAGCGCGGCCGCGGCGCCGCCCCGACCGCCGCAAGCGGAGCGCGACCCTGTCGGGTGGTTAGCCCGGCGGGCCGCGCAATCGCGCTCGTTGGATTGCCCGCGGATTTCTCTTAACTGCCTGCCGCCAACTGTTGCCGCGCCGCCGAACAATGACTACGGAACTGCGAGCCGACGAACTTGAGCTGGCGCGCTACGTCCGGCGCGGCGACACGGTGGTCTGGGCGCAAGGGGCGGCGGAGCCGCTGACGCTATCCGAGACGCTGGTCGCCGAGCGCCACGCGATCGGCCCGATCACGCTCTTTCTCGGCCCCGGATACTCCGAGACGCTGGCGCCGGAGCATGCCGATTGCCTGCGCTTTCTCGGCATGAGCGCGATCGGCACGCGGCGCCGGCTGATCGACGCGGGCGTGCTGCGGCTCATCCCCCTTCAGCTTTCCGACGTCGAAACGCTGTTCGACACAGGCATCTTA
Coding sequences:
- a CDS encoding LLM class flavin-dependent oxidoreductase; the encoded protein is MDFGCVFFASPDAYKDAAAAERLGFSHGWLYDSQMLGSDVYAALALCAVNTRRLIIGPGVTNPLSRIAPVTACAIATINAFAPGRVVLGIGTGNTARRTLGMPAARVDQMREHIEICRGLLKGETVPYHEGERHRMIKFLNPGGGYINIRKKVPIYVAASGTRSLEMAGEIADGVILFGAVGPSLINFVMDSVHAGAERAGRRLSSIYTLCMTAFHLTRPGQKVESSEVRRAVGPFVASSSNIFALAATDKNALPPDLRDDIARFAAAYKVENEPAETRHLKLYAGYLRGFRKEHEALVTERMIRATTLTGTSEEIIDSIHAMKKAGIRQVAIQPVVDNQTTLRTFSREIIKRMR
- a CDS encoding LLM class flavin-dependent oxidoreductase; the encoded protein is MKFGVMYDFRNPKQWRRPYPELYTTMLDQAAMLDELGYDNVWLTEHHFVDDGYNPAVLPTAAAIAARTRKIRIGTFVLLLPFHNPVRVAEDSVCVDILSNGRFDLGIGQGYRAEEFAAFKLPRPERSARLAEGVELIRRLWTEEQVTFEGKFNRVEAMALYPKPVQQPHPPIWIGARTDKAARRAARLGHHLLATIGPDPAIPYRDELKLLGRDPAKFSIAQLRVVYVAESADRAWRDIQDHLHYMMGEYAQWLGEANDVTGDKAVWELKRPEDLRTSPYAEHMMVGTPDECIAKFKAFSRQYACTHFIMATPLPGLDPAKARRSLELFASDVRPHLAGL